The Henckelia pumila isolate YLH828 chromosome 2, ASM3356847v2, whole genome shotgun sequence genome includes a window with the following:
- the LOC140881159 gene encoding uncharacterized protein isoform X7, which translates to MDAGKSKVQRIPNSAVLRSVDADELSLLRLRCDVYMDPRKSLNKVTHFYVDGFSAVTDSAKAALNVYNEKERKNFIFLKVVKLNQVHMDAYLTFWAWIVESCELRLFRAVVKPLGGNNVLLCEIKDGDIMTIPDYHEECCPRISRRVEHHSPYKRGRALRRKRTCKSLRSSRIFPSQEGPIAEPANPKVEWDPSFGVLHSMDADKSKVQMDPNSAVLRSVDADELSLLRHRCDVYMDPRKSLCEVTCFYVDGFSAVSDSAKAALNVYNEKEQKNFTLLKVVKLNLVYMDAYLTFWAWIVESCEFRLFRAVVKPLGGNNVFLCETKDDEEMTIPDDHEEYSPCIIKREEDQPLYTGSSSVGRGGEDLDSVGWDQNFTGYHSMDDYELSLLRHQKNFYLERVVKLNKFSRYYFLTFWARSDKSDERRLFRAVVDLLGPNKVLVCEIKDGEEMMVQLSMKNIVLVNLNVRKILFLAPLTHSSTYLNVFLFYSCRFFLVGKPYVLLITV; encoded by the exons ATGGATGCTGGTAAGTCTAAAGTTCAACGGATTCCTAATTCTGCAGTCCTTCGTTCAGTGGATGCTGATGAGTTGTCGCTCCTACGTCTT CGATGTGATGTCTATATGGACCCACGTAAAAGTCTTAACAAGGTTACTCATTTTTATGTGGATGGTTTCAGCGCTGTCACGGATTCGGCAAAAGCAGCCTTAAACGTCTACAATGAGAAAGAA CGAAAGAATTTTATTTTCCTGAAAGTTGTCAAGCTTAACCAAGTTCATATGGATGCCTACTTGACATTTTGGGCATGGATTGTTGAAAGTTGTGAGCTCCGACTTTTTCGAGCTGTTGTTAAACCGCTGGGTGGGAATAATGTTTTGCTTTGTGAGATCAAG GATGGCGATATAATGACGATCCCGGATTACCATGAAGAATGTTGTCCACGCATATCTAGGCGTGTGGAACATCACTCCCCTTACAAAAG GGGTAGAGCGTTACGGCGCAAGAGAACTTGTAAATCACTTCGATCTTCTCGCATTTTCCCTTCGCAAGAAGGGCCGATAGCGGAACCAG CGAATCCAAAAGTTGAAtgggatcctagttttggagtACTTCATTCAATGGATGCTGATAAGTCAAAAGTTCAAATGGATCCTAATTCTGCAGTCCTTCGTTCAGTGGATGCTGATGAGTTGTCGCTCCTACGTCAT CGATGTGATGTCTATATGGACCCACGTAAAAGTCTGTGCGAGGTTACTTGTTTTTATGTGGATGGTTTCAGCGCTGTCAGTGATTCGGCAAAAGCAGCCTTAAACGTCTACAATGAGAAAGAA CAAAAGAATTTTACTTTGCTGAAAGTTGTCAAGCTTAACCTAGTTTATATGGATGCCTACTTGACATTTTGGGCGTGGATTGTTGAAAGTTGTGAGTTCCGACTTTTTCGAGCTGTTGTTAAACCGCTGGGTGGGAATAATGTTTTCCTTTGTGAGACTAAG GATGATGAGGAAATGACGATCCCGGATGACCATGAAGAATATTCTCCTTGCATAATCAAACGCGAGGAAGATCAACCACTTTACACAGG TAGCTCATCTGTCGGTAGAGGTGGTGAAGATCTGGATTCGGTTGGATGGGATCAAAATTTTACTGGGTATCATTCGATGGATGATTATGAGTTGTCACTCCTACGTCAT CAAAAAAATTTCTATCTCGAGAGGGTTGTCAAGTTGAACAAGTTTTCTAGGTATTATTTCTTGACATTTTGGGCACGGAGTGACAAAAGTGATGAGCGCCGTCTCTTTCGAGCTGTTGTTGATCTGCTAGGTCCAAATAAAGTTTTGGTTTGTGAGATCAAG gatggCGAAGAAATGATGGTCCAGCTGAGCATGAAGAATATTGTCCTCGTGAATCTGAACGTGAGGAAGATTTTGTTCCTCGCACCGTTGACACACAGTAGTACGTACCTTAATGTGTTCCTATTTTATTCTTGTCGTTTTTTCTTAGTTGGAAAACCATATGTTCTGTTAATTACTGTGTAA